In one Tripterygium wilfordii isolate XIE 37 chromosome 22, ASM1340144v1, whole genome shotgun sequence genomic region, the following are encoded:
- the LOC119991197 gene encoding ankyrin-3-like: protein MTVFGNAGAGFIIGKQVFPVDYEARVSQLLVESSHINDMKAACECLDDPFVDVNFIGTVSCKSRKAEVVLRDESAHEVRVDYEEFKTDITALFLSAHNGNLTLVRKLLNVGANVNQKLFRGYATTAAVREGHLEILELFIKAGACQGACEEALLEASYLGQARSAELLMGSDLVRSQVAVHALVSACCRGFVDVVNTLIKCEVDVNAIDRTLLQSSMPSLHTNFDCNALAAAVVSRQTPVVRLLLQANARMDIKVRLGAWYWDMETGEEFRVGAGLAEAYSVAWCAVEYFEASGAILRMLLRHISPNNLHYGRTLIHHAILCNNPRAVDVLFDCGADIEFPVKTSSKNELRPIHLATRLGLPKVLERLVLAGCNLNNQTNFGETAVMICAKYKQEECLKILASAGADFGLVKSDGQCANSIAKSTGWALGFQQAVLDVIRGGKRIKSSNSSIFSPLIFVTQANDFQALKRLVEQADVNIDEQDGDGFSAAMIAAAGGHVEVFRLLLYAGANVKLQNKHGETAMSLSELNHYDEVLEKVFLDYSLEEGSNASAGFYALHRAARRGDIDLVCMLTRRGYDVNNFDGDGYTPLMLAARGGHGRVCQHLISCGAKCEVENSRKETALLLARKNSYGNDAERVILDVLARNLVLGGGRVKKHTKRGKGSPHGKVITMVGDIGVLRWGKSKKRNVICRYAEVGPSDKFRWNRRRKFDVQEPGMFHVVTTKNKEVHFVCEGGIEMALLWVRGIKLVTREAFFGNK, encoded by the exons ATGACAGTGTTTGGAAACGCCGGCGCTGGATTCATCATCGGGAAACAGGTGTTTCCGGTGGACTACGAGGCGAGGGTGTCGCAGCTGCTGGTTGAGAGCTCGCATATCAACGATATGAAGGCGGCGTGTGAGTGTCTCGACGATCCTTTCGTGGACGTGAATTTCATCGGAACGGTGAGCTGCAAGTCCAGAAAGGCCGAAGTCGTGTTGCGAGATGAGTCGGCTCATGAAGTTCGCGTGGATTACGAGGAGTTCAAGACGGATATCACGGCGCTGTTTCTCTCTGCTCATAACGGAAACTTGACACTTGTCAGGAAGTTACTG AATGTGGGAGCCAATGTAAACCAGAAACTTTTTCGAGGTTATGCCACAACAGCAGCAGTGAGGGAAGGACATTTGGAGATATTAGAGCTATTTATCAAAGCAGGCGCATGTCAAGGAGCTTGTGAGGAAGCGTTGTTGGAGGCCAGCTATCTGGGGCAGGCAAGGTCTGCAGAGCTGCTAATGGGGTCTGACTTGGTCCGATCGCAAGTTGCGGTGCATGCTCTTGTTTCTGCTTGCTGTAGGGGGTTTGTTGACGTGGTGAACACACTCATCAAG TGTGAAGTAGATGTGAATGCAATTGACCGGACGCTGCTTCAGTCTTCCATGCCTTCACTGCACACAAATTTCGACTGTAACGCACTTGCTGCTGCAGTTGTTAGCAGGCAGACCCCTGTTGTTCGGTTGCTCTTGCAA GCTAATGCTAGGATGGATATCAAGGTAAGGCTGGGAGCGTGGTACTGGGACATGGAGACAGGAGAAGAATTCCGGGTTGGTGCTGGACTAGCTGAGGCTTACTCTGTTGCCTGGTGTGCTGTGGAGTATTTTGAAGCCAGTGGTGCTATATTACGCATGCTCCTCCGGCACATTTCCCCGAACAACCTTCACTATGGAAGGACTCTCATCCACCATGCCATCCTATGCAACAATCCAAGAGCAGTAGATGTGCTGTTTGATTGTGGTGCAGATATAGAATTTCCCGTGAAAACGTCTTCAAAAAATGAGTTGCGTCCTATTCATTTAGCTACGCGTCTTGGTTTACCCAAAGTCCTTGAGCGGCTCGTACTTGCTGGGTGCAATCTTAACAACcaaacgaattttggagaaaCTGCAGTAATGATATGTGCTAAATACAAGCAGGAGGAATGCCTTAAGATTTTGGCATCAGCTGGTGCTGACTTCGGTCTTGTCAAATCAGATGGCCAGTGTGCTAACTCAATAGCAAAATCAACTGGGTGGGCTCTTGGCTTCCAGCAAGCTGTGCTGGATGTAATTCGAGGAGGGAAAAGGATTAAATCCAGCAATTCCTCAATATTTTCCCCTCTGATTTTTGTGACTCAAGCAAATGATTTCCAGGCCTTGAAAAGACTGGTTGAGCAGGCAGATGTTAATATTGACGAACAGGATGGTGATGGATTTTCTGCTGCCATGATAGCTGCAGCTGGTGGTCATGTAGAGGTTTTCAGGTTGCTTCTTTATGCTGGGGCTAATGTTAAGTTGCAAAACAAGCATGGCGAGACAGCAATGAGTTTATCAGAGTTGAACCATTATGACGAAGTACTTGAAAAGGTGTTTCTTGACTACTCACTTGAAGAGGGAAGCAATGCTTCTGCTGGGTTTTATGCTTTACACCGTGCAGCTCGTCGTGGAGACATAGACTTGGTGTGCATGTTAACTAGGAGGGGTTATGATGTTAATAACTTCGATGGTGATGGTTATACCCCACTCATGTTAGCTGCGAGAGGAGGTCATGGTAGAGTGTGTCAGCATTTGATCTCATGTGGAGCAAAATGTGAGGTTGAGAATTCAAGAAAAGAGACAGCACTCTTGCTTGCAAGGAAAAACAGCTATGGAAATGATGCCGAGAGGGTAATATTAGATGTACTTGCTCGAAACCTTGTCTTGGGTGGTGGTCGTGTCAAGAAGCACACGAAACGTGGTAAAGGATCTCCCCATGGTAAAGTAATAACAATGGTGGGGGATATTGGCGTTTTGAGATGGGGAAAGTCCAAGAAAAGAAATGTAATTTGTAGATATGCTGAGGTTGGGCCTAGTGATAAGTTTCGGTGGAATCGTCGAAGAAAGTTTGATGTCCAAGAGCCAGGAATGTTCCATGTAGTAACTACAAAGAACAAGGAAGTGCATTTTGTATGTGAGGGTGGGATTGAGATGGCCCTGTTGTGGGTTAGAGGGATTAAGCTTGTAACAAGGGAGGCATTTTTCGGCAACAAATAA